The nucleotide window acaaaaataaaatcaatggATCTACCAAGAACTAGATCCCGATCAATACGACATAACGtggattaaaaatcaaataaaaatcgGGTGAGGAATTTACAAATCGAAGGTTTTTCCGTCTGCAGAGGATTCGATTCTGATGgtaacctctctctctctctcgatcctctccctctctctctatctatatGAGAAGATTGGAAGATGCTGAGATTTAGGAGGAAATTGGGTTCGGCGTAACAATGGAAGGACAATCGATGATTTCACTCTTATTTACGGTTATTTTTATCAcgccaaacaaacaaacatcgCACTCGCaccccctttttttttatttttctacaatTTTTCCcaacattattttttaaagtttaattaattgaaaactaaaaagaaaatggacatttaaaaatcaataaaagttGTCATACTCTTCATTAATCTCAAAAATATACATGCTCTTCATTAATCTCAAAATATCACTCTTTTATTGACCAAACCATTCTATATTAGATTATATAGTCAACATAAGTTGTCATCTAtttatttgttgttttgttaTTCTCATTTAATTTCGTTTAGAAACTaaaataatcaataaaatattttaatttaaacgcTTAAAACCTTAACTGATTTCATCTCTCTGTTTTTTAAACTCGAAAACATCTCTTCCAAATTAACACAGTGAAATGGTGAGAAGAAAATGTTTTATGCAACATTGAGAAAGATAATGGAGGTGAGCATATGAACCTATAGTGATGAATGAACCAAATAAATTTGAAAGCAATTATGAAGATGAGTGCAAACCTATAACTAGTGATAAATTTATACTGTTTGGTTGAGGTTACAAATGAGGTTTAAGCATGGTTTTGAAAACCGGTCCGACCATGACTCGTTGAAGAACCAGAGTCGGGTTCGGTTTAAAATCCGGATTTGAACAAAACCGTTAAAACCGGCTAAAAATTGGTAAAAACCGGTGATCCAGGTCAACTTCAAACATGGTTCtaaaaatcaacatataattaATGTGTTTTCAGTTGTTATTCAAATTTAGTATTTCTTAATCAATGTTTGACTATcattatttaatttgtttttttatctatttttgtttcataagaaacaatgtaaaaaaaatatttttagctatcatatactattctttttttttccatatttataaaaaaaatataattttagttgtaagaataaataaatacggTAATATGAACAGTCAATCAtttggtttttatcaatttcaGTTTACATAATATTCACTTgtttatagtatatatatagctagatttatgtttattgtttattttctaCTTAATAAAGGAGAACATATAACATATTATATGTATAACTACTTTGTCTTAGGTCCATAtagtgtaaatatataattatatatatttaatttttaaaaacagaaaacCCGGTTTGACCGGTTGAACCGATCCAACCAGTCAAACTAGTAGCTATACCGAGTCGGTATCAACTTCCTATGTGTGGAGCTACTTGTTCTTTCTCTATATCCACTTGGTCTACATTTTGATCACGACAATTGAATGCCAAATACTGCAACTCCATCCAAAGGATACACTTGGTTCAAAATGTCTAGGGGATCTCAATCTATATTGTTTCACAAAATATCGTTTCTTTCTTTACAAATGTACCATGGTATCCAtggaaatttataatttgtcaTATTTGTTGAGTTTTGTCAGAAAATAGTCCATATTAAGAAATATTGAAAGCATTTGGAATCTTCTCGGTTTGTTGGAATACTAGAAAGTGTCCATGTTTGTTGTGCGGGTGGGCATTAAAAATGAGATAATTGATAGTCTCCTCTTCTGCTCCATTTATGTTGCATCTTATCCCTCGTGTTGTTATTTTTTATGAGATATGTGAGATTATCAAGATGTTGGTGTGAGAGTGATGAAAAATCAAAGATGAGTTCGACTTGAGTCTTGTAATGGTGAGATAGATGAAAGAATGAGTGTAAGCAGATGAGAGTATGTGTTGTGAGAGATTGAGAGAGAttgagagattagagagacttgAGGATGCAAACATAGAGATTAGAGAGAGTATAGAGAGATTCATTAACAGAAAATAGTAAAGAACAAAGGAGGGGAAACCCACATTCAGCTTGGATTACAAAATTCATCTTATATAAGCTTTACAACTCTTAAAAACTAAATCTAAGATACTAACATAATCAACATACGCACTAATATTTAGCCTTATTTGAGCAAGATCTTTAGTTTTGATTGATTAGTTTGACCAAACTTCATTTtgcatatccataatctgtgtTATATATCTTGAACGGTCGTGCACACAAAGTTTCCCATTATAATAAACGACCCATATTTGATTTCTTAATATACACAGAAAATAAAGACCATAATAATGATATGCATTAATCCAATATTGAGGAGAGATTCACTCTGAACACAATTTAATAGTCTCACTAACATCGTAAAGCCAATTTCATATATTTCATAGTCTATTCCAAAACTAAAACTAATTTGGTCGCTTCAATACTATTAAGCCGGTTAGATCCTATATATAACAACACATAAACACAATTTTAATGTTGTACGTATATATAATAACACataaaacaattttaattttaatatactaACCTAATAAAGTAATAATACATGACTCACTTCTCTTTCTAATGCGTACTGTATGAGTTCAACTCATTAGAATTGTTAGCGTGTTCACAAGGAGCAAATATGCCATTGTACGTCTGGTAGCAAGATTTTAAGTTAAATTATGGGAGCTAAAACAATTATGTCATATTGGCTTCGGTTGATGATTTTAGAAGATGTTAGAGGATGTATCGTGTGGCTACACGTAGTAGCAAGATTTTTGAAGAtgtatttttagttttacaGATTTAGTTTAGGAAAAGAGATCCGTAAACTAAACTATAGACGCAGACCATTTGTTaagttatttaattttttaagagaataaattgttattttaagatttgtccaaattattttaaagttcctacgtaaataattaaaaaaatgtttttttttgacgtcaaacgTCCATTCTATTTCTCAAACTTGAGATGGTCTGcataaccagaccggaatataacaaccaataaaaagtaACTCCTTACGAAAAGTTcttgcagtcttagctaaaaaatcaaAGGACTGGTTTTGCGCTCGTGGCACATGGATGATCTTGAAGTCCGGGAAACAAATCTGCAGCGTCTCTATCTTCTCCAATTCTGTCGCGAAGCTTGGCCACTCTTGAGGTTCCTTTATCATTGTGATCAGCTCTTTGCAGTCTGTTCCAAAGCTCTGGCACGGCGAGTGttgaagcatattctccatcgcccatcgcagTGCTTCTACCTCCGAGTGCAGTGCTGATTCACAACGAGTGAAATTCCGTATTCCCATAAGTTGCACGTTTTCCGCGCTGTCAATCCAGACTCATCCACATCCACGATCCATCTAGCAGGCAAATACTACCCAAACATTAAGGCTTGGTTCACCTCATTATTGTTGGCCTATCCTACTGGTGCAATCATCTCATTTGCATTAAACCATGCTTGACACTCACTTTCTGCATGTCGAACTAGCTCCAAAGGATCTCTATCTATACCCCTGAAAAGTTTATCATTACGAGCCTTTcaaatataccatattatcCAAGGATAAGGATCCCTATCTTGGTCTGGCTCTATGATAACATTCTTCCTCCAGAATAGATAGTCCATGTTTGTGTAGACGCTCGGCAGTGGAAATATCCCTGGACTTGTAGGAGTTGCTGATAAGGACCATACTTGGAGAGCTGGTGGACATTCAAATATTGCATGAGTTACAGATTCTTTTGTTTCTCCACACCTCGGGCAATAATTATCACACATCATATTCCGCCTTACTAGGTTCCTCGTCACTGCCACCTGACCCGTTATCAATTGCCAAATAAGATGACACATCTTCCTTGGCGCTTTCagcttccaagcaaaggcttgaagctTGGTGATACTTGGTTCCAGCACTTTCTTTTCCTCTTCTGACTTCAATAGATTTTGAGCAACCCAGTATCCATATTTAACCGTATATTGTCCATTTCTCGTGTAACTCCAGCAGAATGTATCACGGCGATGACTAGAACTTGTGTCCATACTGCGAATGAGTGGTATGTCTTCAGGATGAACATAATCCTCTAGTAACCTTACATCCCATTCCTTCATTTCCTGGTTAATGAGGTCACTAAGTCTCATATTCGGGTGCATCACTAGCGCTACAGGTGTAGCTGGTCTAGCAGGCGTAGTTGGAATCCACGGATCCTCCCACACATTGACTTCATAACCAGAATGAATCTTCTGTCTAATCCCCAGACTCAAAAGTTTCCTTGCGGCGTAAATGCTTGTCCACACATATGATGGGCTACTTGCCGAGATTGCCCTTAACGGCGAGGTCATCCTATAATATCTGCCTTTCAGCACTCGGGCAACCATCGAATCAGGGTACCGAACCAATCTCCATAATTGCTTTGCCAATAGTGCTAGATTAAACTCATGAATTAAACGGAATCCAATCCCGCCCTCTTCTTTAGGTAAACAAACCTTTTCCCATTTTGCCAAGTGTATACCTCTTTTTGGTGGGTTCGAGCTCCATCAAAATTGTGCAATGGCACTAGTAAGGTTTTCACAAATCTTCAACGGGagcagaaattaaaaaaaatgttatgtgTTGACACTTTAACAAGTTTATATTGTAATCTGTGCCAAATTGAAGTTACAATTTTttactaaaccctaatcaaggaagcataaacccaaatagaatgtatataatatagtttactatacacaaacttctacttagtaaatctaaaccctaagcAGTAAGCTATAAACCTCTATTCTATCCATATGTGGTCCACAATTTAATCAGTGGTGTGTCTTGTATAATTTCCAGTAGAGGTTTAAGTGAGATACAATAGTACATGTGTAACCGAGATAGAGTAGTATACACGCAATCCGGTAAACATTAACTTCTTCATGCATTCATCTTCTTTTATctatgtttatttatatgataaaacaATTAAAGTGATGTGGTTCCTTTTCTTTCGCAAGTTATGCGAAAATCACATAAATTATAGACCACATATGTTGGTGTCAACATCACTCTTTATTATTTGTAAccgataaatatatatattttacatggtCGATGTGAACTTACCTTCTTCCCTTCACCTGCTACTTGTATGACAAAAGATTATAACCGGATGAAAGGAGACATATTTATTACTTCcttaattatgtcaaaatcattgACCTGCTTTTAATTAAACTACCAAACTTAGATATCTCGTAAATTCTCTCTTAAAAAAGTTATGTGTTGACACTTTAACAAGTTTATATTGTAATCTGTGCAAAACTGAAGTTgcaatttcttaaaaaaatttcaaatactccttctgttttttaatgttacatattttacttttttcacacattttaataaaacatattaaatttgcataattttttgtttttatttttgttctataattttaagccaataaaaactcagtaaatgcaattaagttttttgaactttgcaattagttaataaaacatgtcttgaaaatgtaaaaaatagatctttttaaaacaaattttttttctagaatatataatattgaggaacagaaggagtagtatacaaaaatgtttttatgGTCATATATTCTTTCAGATCCCATAAAAATACATCTGTTACAAGAATGTTGTAGGAGATCAATTTATATGCCATAAACTTTGATTGTGTTTCCAATTTTAAAGCAGATTACGATCGGATTCTATCTCGAAGGTGAGAGAGAAGTAgagaactaaaaaaaaaaaaaagatgataaaagtaacgaatttttttgttttttttaaccactactgaaatatttaattattttgtataaaataattatttaaattaaataaatttaatacaataaaAACCGCAAGATGCCAGACGACGACGTACACATATTGCGCCTGCTTCATTCATCTTATTTTTTATCATCATCATTCATCGTCGCTCAAACAcacagaggagagagagagagaaaaagtagAGAGAAAAATGGAGATTGGTTTTCTGGGCTTGGGTATCATGGGAAAGGCCATGGCAATGAATCTGTTGAAACATGGATTCAAAGTTACCGTCTGGAACAGGACACTCTCCaaggtaagaaaaaaaaaacattttttctttcaGATCTGATTTAAAGTTTTGAGGATTATTTTGATTGATTCACGGAACAGTGTGATGAACTTGTGGAGCATGGAGCTTCAATGGGTGAGACTCCAGCTCAAGTAATCAAGAAATGCAAATACACTATCGCTATGCTATCTGACCCTTGTGCTGCTCTCTCGGTATATATTTCGAATCTGCTTCTTTTAAGCTTTGATGataaaatttacaattattGTTGTGGTGTCTGGTTTATTACTACAAGGTTGTTTTCGATAAAGATGGTGTTTTAGAGCAAATCTGTGAAGGAAAAGGGTATATCGATATGTCAACAGTTGATGCAGAGACTTCCTTAAAGATCAACCAGGTTTTAAAATCTTTTCGGATTATGATGAATCAATGATTAGACAAAAGAACCATCGATAAGTTTGTATAAATGGCAGGCAATCACTGGGAAAGGCGGTCGGTTTGTAGAAGGTCCTGTTTCAGGTAGCAAGAAGCCGGCAGAAGATGGCCAGCTCATCATACTTGCTGCTGGTGACAAGGTAACATTACATCTCAAAAACAGAACCTTTCTAGTTTTGACTTTTTAGTAAGAGGTTGGTACGTATTTCAATCAATATGCTGCTGCTTTGCTAGTCCCTTTTCGATGAAACGGTCCCAGCTTTTGACGTATTGGGGAAGAAGTCTTTTTACTTGGGACAAGTCGGGAACGGAGCTAAGATGAAACTTGTAGTCAACATGGTCATGGGAAGGTGAACATCTCTGTCTCTCTTTCTTGACTATTTAAAGTAATACGAATggaagaacttggcttcatgaCATGTTATTTTACACAGCATGATGAACGCGTTTTCTGAGGGGCTTGTATTAGCTGACAAGAGTGGACTTAGCTCTGACACTCTTCTTGATATTCTGGTGAGATATGTTTAGAACTTGACTAGTGAGAGATATGGCTGTTAATTGGTTGTAATGTTTTTGGGGCAGGATCTTGGTGCAATGACAAACCCGATGTTCAAAGGGAAAGGACCTTCGATGAATAAGAGTAGTTACCCACCTGCGTTCCCGTTGAAACATCAGCAGAAGGACATGAGGCTAGCTCTTGCTCTTGGCGATGAAAACGCTGTCTCCATGCCTGTAGCTGCAGCTGCAAATGAGGTCAGTTACTCGTAAACACCAAGAATATTATTGAGTGTTGGCATcataaatctttttttcttaaaacatgCATCTTTCTGTTTTATTTCGAACAGGCTTTTAAGAAGGCGAGAAGCATGGGACTTGGAGATCTGGACTTCTCTGCTGTGATTGAGGCTGTGAAATTCTCCAGGGAATAGTAGTTAAACTATTGGAAAAAAAACCTGAAATGATTGTTGTCTTCCCAAAGACAGAGTATTACTCTACTCATGATTTGGCCAAGAACACATTTTAATCCTTCACCAAATAAGACGTCTTTTAAAACGCAGTCCGTATCTTACCTCTTTTGGTTTGTGTAACAAATGCAAGAGCTTGATAATTAGTGAGATATAAGATTTCTAATCCAAAAATTCCATAACGTTCATAATAGATTTAAACACAGCACCTgacatttcaaaaaaatatactgTATGTGGTGTTTTGACTGATTCGGTTTTGATCAAAAATTTTAAGGTTAATCTGTTCGGCTTAGAAAAATACCTTATACATTACTTAggaagtgattttttttttaatgtttggttaaaaatgataatatggGTTAGTCAAAAAAATGATATGGCTTCACTATAACATGTACAAATTTAATGGAAAAGACTTTGATTTTTGAtaagattaataaaataaaaagttacagAAACTGTCTATATaacacataaattatatttataatttttattaaaattctataaataattCAAACTGTAAACATAAGTTTTTTCATTAAAATGAACTTGTGATAAAAGAAGTAAGAATTTCgtataatttttcatattttcatcaaattagttaaaaaaagtattttaaccAATAAACTGTGacaatttttgatatttgttttatgAACAGTTGAGTATTTAAGTTATACTTGGATCCAAAGGTATATAGATGATTAATCGAGATTTTAATTTATTGAATTTATTTGGATGTAAATTTATACAATAACTTTTGTGTGATGATTATTGATTTaatgagataaataaaataaataaattttattatgtaataaaattttaaaaatctaccCGAAACTTAATTTTAATTAACTTGACTAAacagaaataaatttaaataataaata belongs to Brassica rapa cultivar Chiifu-401-42 chromosome A07, CAAS_Brap_v3.01, whole genome shotgun sequence and includes:
- the LOC103828609 gene encoding glyoxylate/succinic semialdehyde reductase 1, translated to MEIGFLGLGIMGKAMAMNLLKHGFKVTVWNRTLSKCDELVEHGASMGETPAQVIKKCKYTIAMLSDPCAALSVVFDKDGVLEQICEGKGYIDMSTVDAETSLKINQAITGKGGRFVEGPVSGSKKPAEDGQLIILAAGDKSLFDETVPAFDVLGKKSFYLGQVGNGAKMKLVVNMVMGSMMNAFSEGLVLADKSGLSSDTLLDILDLGAMTNPMFKGKGPSMNKSSYPPAFPLKHQQKDMRLALALGDENAVSMPVAAAANEAFKKARSMGLGDLDFSAVIEAVKFSRE